Genomic DNA from Methanobrevibacter millerae:
GACGATAATGCGGTTTCTTTTGCCAATCAGATCCTGCCTGTAGAGTTCATCTTCATCTATTTCCGTCTGTCCGTCGATTCCCAGAAGCTCAAATCCCAGATTCTTTATGACGGCTTCCATATCGTCGATTGTTACCTTGCTTTTGTCATAGCGGACACGGGCAGTTCCTGAAGTCAAATCCGCCTTGACGTCGAAAATTCCGTCCAGACGAATCAGAAAGTTTTCAACGTTCATTGTGCATGAAGCGCAGTGCATTCCGTCAATTCTCAGCGTCACTTCATCGGAATGCAGTTCAAAACCCAAATTTTTGACAATCGATTCCATTTCATCATAGGTCATCTTTTTGGGATTGACTGTAATATGGAGCTTGTTTGAAGCTAAATCCGCATCAACCGCCTCAACACCCTCTTCACGTTCAAAGGTCTTGTTGACACTTAAAACGCACGAAGCGCAATGCATACCTTCAATCGGCACGTCCATCTCCTTAAGTTTTGCCATAATAATCACGACCTAACAATTAATAGTATATATTAAAAAAAAGACTAATAAATTTTTAGGTTAACAAAAATCACATGTAACTAACATTAATTTCATCGTGGGGAATAGTACGGCGAAAACGCCTTTTAGGATAGCCAATGATAAAAGCAGAGTACATATGCTTTGATTTATCAATTTGCGGGAAGAATTCCATTAACTTGTCGTGATTGATTTCATCAGACTTCAAAATAAAAAGCGAGTAAAAGCCACCAAGGCCTAATGAATATGCAAGCATCTCCAAACGTGCATTGGCTATAACTGCACTGGTTTTATCGGTCGAAAATGTTAAAATCAGCTGTGAACCTTCCCAAAGCAAAGGATGATATTTCTTTGATGAGTTATCTTTGAGATAATCGCCGAATTGTCGGATTCTAAAAAATTCATCCTCCTCGACTTTTATTATATCATAAACAATGTCCATGAATTCGTCCAGCCTTTCATCAAGAACAACGAATTCGACATCCTGGCTGTTCTGGGCGGACGGTGAATAGTAAGCCCCTTCAAAAAGCTTATCAAAAGTGTCCTCATCAATCTTTTTCTTTTTAAACCACCTAATGGATCGCCTTTGCTTTAAAAATTGGAGAAAATCATCATAATCAATAGGGATTTGTCTTGAATCGTATTCCTCAATCCTGTCAGTTTGATTTTCATATCTGATAAGGCTGATGGCGCCTTCAGGACAGATTGCCATACAGTGACCGCATTCAAAGCAGTCGTTTCCCGTTTCATAAGCTGTTTCATCTATTTCAATGTTGTCACGGATGCATACTGCCATGCATGATTTGCAGGCACTACATAACTCCGCATTTATTCTTAACTTCCTCTCCATCCTGAATAACCCTTAAAATATTGTCCGGATCGGTTAATAGTTCTATATTAACTAAAGGATTCTTTTCCAAAAATATCATGTCTGCGCATTTGCCGGCTTCAATAGAGCCTATATCGCTTCTTCCCATGAA
This window encodes:
- a CDS encoding nitroreductase family protein, whose product is MERKLRINAELCSACKSCMAVCIRDNIEIDETAYETGNDCFECGHCMAICPEGAISLIRYENQTDRIEEYDSRQIPIDYDDFLQFLKQRRSIRWFKKKKIDEDTFDKLFEGAYYSPSAQNSQDVEFVVLDERLDEFMDIVYDIIKVEEDEFFRIRQFGDYLKDNSSKKYHPLLWEGSQLILTFSTDKTSAVIANARLEMLAYSLGLGGFYSLFILKSDEINHDKLMEFFPQIDKSKHMYSAFIIGYPKRRFRRTIPHDEINVSYM